The sequence ATAGCAGAAAACAGAATTGAGATAAGATTATTTATTGCTGCTAATGTTATTGCCGATGATGGTATGTACCTACCCTTATTTAGATCGTGGGAAGCTTCTTCTATCTCCGAATTACCTTCAGATGAAGAGGTTATTGCGGCTACCAAAAATATGAGTGTTCTATTATCAGAATTAAAGAAAGCTCCAGTTGTTGAATCTTTCACAGGCCCTGCAATTCTTTCTCCTGAAACTTCAGGAGTATTCTTTCACGAAATATTTGGTCACCGCATAGAAGGCTCTCGCCTAAAACAAGAAACAGATGCTCAAACTTTCAAAAAGAAAATAGGAGAAAAAATATTACCCTCACATATTTCTGTTACTTTCGACCCTACACAAAAATACTTCAACAATCAATACCTTTTAGGAAACTACAAGTTTGACGATGAAGGGGTAAGAGGACAAAGAGTAGAAGTTGTAAAGAATGGTATTCTTAAAAACTTTTTAATGAGTAGAACTCCTATTGAGGGATTCTCTAATTCTAACGGACACGGACGAGCATCTATTGGATATGGTCCTATATCTCGCCAATCGAATATGTTTATCGAAAGTTCTCAGAAATATTCAGAAGCCGAATTATTCAAGAAACTTCGTAACGAAGCAAAAAAACAAGGCAAGGAGTATGCTTATTATTTCAAAGAAGTAAGCAATGGTTTTACTAATACAAGCCGTTACTCGCCCAACGCTTTTAATGTTACTCCTTTAGTTGTTTATCGAGTTTATGTTGATGGCAGACCAAACGAATTAGTTCGCGGTGTAGATATGGTAGGAACTCCTTTAGCTATGTTCTCTCAAATAGAAGCTTGTGGTAGCGAATATGCTATTTTCAATGGAGAGTGTGGTGCCGAATCGGGCAACATTCCTGTTTCTTGTATTTCTCCTGCCTTATTTGTCAAGCAAATAGAAACACAGAAAAGAGCCAAAAGCCATTCGCAACCGCCACTACTTCCTAAACCTAAAACATCTTCCGACAATACCAATCTTTCGGAAAACGAAACTGTGCTTAAAGCTATTCAAGAAGAAGTAGATAGAGGTTTGCAAAACCTACACATCGACGGATTGCAATCGCCTTTCTTTATTGCTTATACTATAAGCGACATCAAGAGCCTAACTGTAACAGCATCTCTTGGTAGTTTAATGTCTTCAGACATAAATAATTCTCGATATTCAGGCACTCGTCTTCTTATTGGCGATTATAAATGTAGCGACGAAAACTTTATAGGAACAGGCGGTTCTGCATCATCATACGATGGAAGTCCCACAATAGAAAACGACAACGAACAAGCTATTCGCAATACTGTATGGAAAGATTTAGACGCTATATATAAGAGAGCTGCCGAAACTTACGAACAAAAGATAGCCGCAATAAAACAACTTGAGATACCAGCCGAAGAACTCGAACTTCCAGACTGGGACAAAACTCCTGTTGTTGTTATGACTAATCTCCCTAAACAAGAGTTAGACTTCAACAACAAAGCTAAATATGAAGCTTATACAAAAGAAGCATCAAAAGTATTTGCTGATTACAAAAACATATACGATTCAAGGATTACTCTTCAGCTTATTGAAGCTACTATATACTTCTACAATACAGAAGGAACTAAATTTATTTATCCTATAAATTTAATATCATTAAACGGCAGCGCATCTGGAAGAACAGAAGAAGGAGAAGAAGTTACTACTTTCTTTGTCAATCCTTATGCTACATTAAATGATTTACCATCTATCGATGATTTCAAAAAAGAATGCAAAACATTTGCCGAGCGTTTATTGGCGAAAACGAACGCTCCTAAGCTAAAAGAATCTTATTCGGGTCCTGTATTATTTGAAGACAAAGCCGTAGCCAATGCCTTTACAAACAATTTCTTCTACGGATCTTCGTCTCTTATCGCATCTCGACGTCCTATTAGTGCCGATGGATACTCGTACGGAGGTAATGGTATAGAAGAAATGATGAACAAGCGTATCACTGCAAGAGAAATAAGCATAGAAGATTTAACGGGAACAAAAGAATATAATGGTGTTAAACTATTAGGATATGCCCCTATTGATGCAGACGGTGTTATTCCTCCTGAAAAGATTACTTTAGTAGAAAAAGGGATACTGAAAAACCTCTTGAACGACAGAGTACCAACAGCAAAAGCACCTCATTCTAACGGTCATAATTTATTTGATCGTAATTTAAGTAATTCAACTTCTTTTGGAGTAGCAAGATTGACATACTCTAATACAAAATCGAATGCCGAACTCAGAAAAGAACTGCTTGAAAGAGCTATTGAAGAAGGATATGAGTATGCATATATAGTAAAAGCAGGAACAGAAACAAGAGGATATTCTTTTGATATTTATCGTATTTATACCGATGGACGAGAAGAACTACTTCGTTCTGCCGTTATTAACAATTTTGATGCGCAATGCTTTAAGAGAATAGTAGCTGCATCAGACAAAGAAGTTGTACACAACTATCTTATGTCAACGGTTATATCTCCTTCGGCTGTATTATTTGAAGAACTTGAGATACGAAACGACAGAGTTGATAACTTCAGAAAACCTCCATTAGTTCCGCATCAATAAGACACTCAAAACTAAAGTTTTAATGTTTGCATTTCAGCATACACTTTAATGACAATAAAAAAACTCTTTGATTTGTTTGAGTATTAGAAAAGAATTTCTACCTTTGCAGCTGGATTAAAAGCCCAGATGGCGGAATTGGTAGACGCGCTGGTCTCAAACACCAGTGGGGTAACTCCCATGCCGGTTCGATCCCGGCTCTGGGTACAAATATAGCCTGTTAATCGCCTGATTGACAGGCTTTTTTGTTTCTCTGGGTAGCAAAAGGGTAGCCAAATTTATCAACAAAGCATAAACCGAGTCAACCGACTTTGCAATTAATTAAGCCGAAGAACAGTCAACTAAAACATTAACAGCAATAAACAAGTAGTTTCACCAGTATGAAACAAAGTGTTTCTCCTATATGAAACAAGTAGTTTCATTAGTATGAAACGGGTAGTTTAAATGTAAGAAACAAATTCTTTCAATGTGTAAAATAATACGTTTCAATTATATGAAATAATTCGTTTCAATGTAGAAAATACCTGTGTCATATAAGCATATATATTATATTTTGTATATTCTTTTATATATAAAAATATAAACGCACCTAATCCATTTAAGCTTCTTAACTATTATCTTAATACACCTTCGCAAGAAATGGCATTTTTGATTTTATCATAACATTATAGATGTATGTGTGATTTATAATAAATATACATCTTATCACTCTTCCATTACTTGAATTAAAAAATGATTTTATTACTTTTTAAATATACTTTGAATTGCACACTAAATGCACTTAACAGAAATTTAAAATCAAAATGTAATTTATTCAAATCCAATAGCACATAACTATAAACAAAATATTATTGTATTATATTATATACCAGCACATTAAGAGGTGAAAGAAAAACTAAAGTCTTGAAATTCTAAAAAACCATATATAAAACCCTAAATACATTCAAGAATTTTAGAAATATTTTTAACAAAACACTTGCTAAGTATAAATATATGTGTTACTTTTGTGTTGTCTTTATATATAAAGATTATCCTAACCCATTTTACTTACCTTAACTATTTCCAAGGGCGTGTCGACACTAAAAGACACTCCCTTTTTTTATTTGTCAGATAGTTGACTGTGTGAGTAATATAAAATTTAAGGGGTCAGCGTATTTTCCAAGCAAACAAGATGTGATTGTTTACGACTATGTAGATGTCCATACCCCGTATTGGAGCGTATGTATCACAAGCGCCTTGCCAGGCCTTAGCCTCAAAGAATAAACCGGACGGAATCAGTATGATTTATGATAGTGAGACGTTTATACCAATCATACGGAACAACTTCCTCAACGCGAAGAAAGAAATATGTATTGCAAGCCCTTACATCCGAAAAAGGCAACTCCATATAATTCTTGAATGGCTGATCGGTAAATTTTGACTTAACACTACTGACCATTTCTTTGAAGATTTCCCGTAAATCTTCCAGTTTGAGCGTAATACTAATATTTGCTCCGAAACTCAACAAATCACGATAATTCACAATCGGATTTTTTTAGTTTGACAATAATTTTATTTCGGACTCAATCGAATCCGAGGGCAAATAAAAAGAGAGATTTTTCGGCAATCCATATGTTGTCGTTTTCTTAGTTAAGCAATAATTCCCTGAGAATGAAGCATTATGCCAACTTGTCATTTTGCTAATTAAACAAACTATCCCCAGAATGGTATGTATTCTACATATTTAGTAGAGGCATTATTAGGATCTTTGGGCTTAATTCTATTTTGCGCCAAAGCCTCTTTTATTACCAAAGAAACTTGTGGTCTTTGCCGTTCGCTCATTTTAAACCTTTCTCGTAAACTAGCATTTGTCATACCACCACTTGAAAAATACTTAATTATACTATGCTGATAACATGCTTCTATTCTTTCTGTTGGAGTCAGTTTAGCAAATGTTTTAGGACTATACATGGTTACCCGAAAAGAATTCTCTAACTCCTCGAACTTGAGAGGAGGTAGACCATATAATTCTATTGCAGCAACAGCTTTTTCAAAGCCGGAACCCCGTTCTTCACATATACCGTACCGTCTAAAAGCAGAAGCCAATATCTCATTTCTAGATTCAGGTGTGGTTCGTATTAACCGATCAATTTTTTTCGAAGGAAGTAATTTCCCCGGATTTGAAATTTCAATACGATCATCAAATATTTCAACCATCGGACTAGATCCTCTAACTGAAAAGTCTTGATGTATCAAT is a genomic window of Dysgonomonadaceae bacterium PH5-43 containing:
- a CDS encoding putative Zn-dependent protease (product_source=COG0312; cleavage_site_network=SignalP-noTM; cog=COG0312; pfam=PF19289; superfamily=111283; transmembrane_helix_parts=Inside_1_6,TMhelix_7_26,Outside_27_1098) — encoded protein: MKKSLCFSIAFLFIGVFAVFAQDPIFNTVKTELNRNFEILKLQPIPAYYCFARLDDSQYISATANLGALQSKAKINSPNRILSMGMRVGDYNLDNSHEIRESGWNEHGISVSGTYLPYEDNDRVLKTNIWEILDDLYNSNVQNYERIKANLAVKVEQEDKSPDFSKEKVENYYEEPIDWNTLNINPKVLEDKVKMYSAIFDNNDDVNDGVAIIAASLNRMIFVDTEGREIAENRIEIRLFIAANVIADDGMYLPLFRSWEASSISELPSDEEVIAATKNMSVLLSELKKAPVVESFTGPAILSPETSGVFFHEIFGHRIEGSRLKQETDAQTFKKKIGEKILPSHISVTFDPTQKYFNNQYLLGNYKFDDEGVRGQRVEVVKNGILKNFLMSRTPIEGFSNSNGHGRASIGYGPISRQSNMFIESSQKYSEAELFKKLRNEAKKQGKEYAYYFKEVSNGFTNTSRYSPNAFNVTPLVVYRVYVDGRPNELVRGVDMVGTPLAMFSQIEACGSEYAIFNGECGAESGNIPVSCISPALFVKQIETQKRAKSHSQPPLLPKPKTSSDNTNLSENETVLKAIQEEVDRGLQNLHIDGLQSPFFIAYTISDIKSLTVTASLGSLMSSDINNSRYSGTRLLIGDYKCSDENFIGTGGSASSYDGSPTIENDNEQAIRNTVWKDLDAIYKRAAETYEQKIAAIKQLEIPAEELELPDWDKTPVVVMTNLPKQELDFNNKAKYEAYTKEASKVFADYKNIYDSRITLQLIEATIYFYNTEGTKFIYPINLISLNGSASGRTEEGEEVTTFFVNPYATLNDLPSIDDFKKECKTFAERLLAKTNAPKLKESYSGPVLFEDKAVANAFTNNFFYGSSSLIASRRPISADGYSYGGNGIEEMMNKRITAREISIEDLTGTKEYNGVKLLGYAPIDADGVIPPEKITLVEKGILKNLLNDRVPTAKAPHSNGHNLFDRNLSNSTSFGVARLTYSNTKSNAELRKELLERAIEEGYEYAYIVKAGTETRGYSFDIYRIYTDGREELLRSAVINNFDAQCFKRIVAASDKEVVHNYLMSTVISPSAVLFEELEIRNDRVDNFRKPPLVPHQ